A part of Amycolatopsis lurida genomic DNA contains:
- a CDS encoding thiolase domain-containing protein has product MPDVAVVGFAQAPNVRSTPGTTNGVEMLVPIFAEVFERTGLSKEDIGFWCSGSSDYLAGRAFSFIAAVDAIGAFPPIHESHVEMDAAWALYEAWLKIRMGEVDTALVYGFGKSSAGQLRRVLALQMDPYVVAPLWPDSVSVAGIQARLGLESGLWSEKDLAEVAARSRADAAGNPAAQVSGTVEIAELLDAPYFADPLRAHDIAPITDGAAVLVLASAERAADLVDSPAVITGIEHRVDSPALGVRDLTKSPSTVAAGRALDLDGVEVAELHAPFTHQELILRDALGLGDQVRINPSGGVLTGNPMFSAGLARIGEAANRILDGSARKTLAHATSGPVLQQNLVATLEVLS; this is encoded by the coding sequence GTGCCAGATGTAGCAGTCGTGGGCTTCGCGCAGGCCCCCAACGTCCGCAGCACCCCGGGCACCACCAACGGCGTGGAAATGCTGGTGCCCATCTTCGCCGAGGTCTTCGAGCGGACCGGTCTGTCCAAAGAGGACATCGGATTCTGGTGTTCGGGTTCCTCGGACTACCTCGCCGGCCGCGCGTTCTCGTTCATCGCCGCCGTCGACGCCATCGGCGCCTTCCCGCCGATCCACGAGTCGCATGTCGAGATGGACGCCGCCTGGGCGTTGTACGAGGCCTGGCTGAAGATCCGGATGGGCGAGGTCGACACGGCGCTCGTCTACGGCTTCGGCAAGTCGTCCGCCGGGCAGTTGCGACGGGTGCTGGCCCTGCAAATGGACCCCTACGTCGTCGCGCCGCTCTGGCCGGACTCGGTGAGCGTCGCCGGGATCCAGGCGAGGCTGGGGCTTGAATCCGGGCTCTGGTCGGAAAAAGATCTCGCCGAGGTCGCCGCGCGCAGCCGCGCGGACGCCGCCGGCAATCCGGCCGCGCAGGTCTCCGGAACGGTCGAGATCGCCGAACTCCTGGATGCCCCCTACTTCGCGGATCCCTTGCGGGCCCACGACATCGCTCCCATCACCGACGGCGCCGCAGTCCTCGTGCTCGCGTCGGCCGAGCGGGCGGCGGACCTCGTCGACAGCCCGGCGGTGATCACCGGGATCGAGCACCGCGTCGACTCCCCCGCGCTCGGCGTCCGGGACCTGACCAAGTCACCTTCGACGGTGGCCGCCGGACGGGCGCTCGATCTCGACGGCGTCGAGGTCGCGGAACTACACGCGCCGTTCACCCATCAGGAACTGATCCTGCGCGACGCGCTGGGCCTAGGCGACCAGGTCCGGATCAATCCCTCCGGTGGCGTCCTGACCGGCAATCCGATGTTCTCGGCGGGGCTGGCGCGGATCGGCGAGGCGGCGAACCGCATCCTCGACGGCAGCGCGCGCAAGACCCTCGCCCACGCGACCAGCGGCCCCGTCCTCCAGCAGAACCTGGTCGCGACCTTGGAGGTCCTCTCGTGA
- a CDS encoding thiolase domain-containing protein, which yields MKHLAAVLGTGQTHHKAKRTDVSMPGLLREAIDRAMLDAQTGWDDIDAVVLGKAPDLFEGVMMPELFLADALGATGKPLLRVHTAGSVGGSTALVAASLVQAGVHKRVLTVAFEKQSESNAMWGLSILPPFQMPVGAGAGGYFAPHVRSYIRRSGAPDHVGAIVAAKDRRNGALNPYAHLRQSDITVESVRASQMLWDPIRYDETCPSSDGACAMVIGDEASGDAVPGGAAWIHATAMRTEPTTFAGRDQVNPQAGRDAAAALWRDAGITDPLSEVDAAEIYVPFSWFEPMWLENLGFTDEGQGWKLTEAGETALGGRLPVNPSGGVLSSNPIGASGMLRFSEAAKQVMGRAGDYQVDGARIALGHAYGGGSQFFSMWVVGSAKPS from the coding sequence GTGAAGCACCTCGCGGCCGTACTGGGAACCGGCCAGACCCACCACAAGGCCAAACGCACCGACGTGTCCATGCCCGGACTGCTCCGGGAGGCCATCGACCGGGCGATGCTCGACGCGCAGACCGGCTGGGACGACATCGACGCCGTCGTCCTCGGCAAGGCGCCGGATCTGTTCGAGGGCGTGATGATGCCCGAACTGTTCCTCGCCGACGCCCTCGGCGCGACCGGGAAACCCTTGCTGCGCGTGCACACCGCCGGTTCGGTCGGCGGCTCGACCGCGCTCGTGGCGGCGTCGCTGGTGCAGGCAGGCGTGCACAAACGGGTGCTGACGGTGGCGTTCGAGAAGCAGTCCGAGTCCAACGCCATGTGGGGCCTGTCGATCCTGCCGCCGTTCCAGATGCCGGTGGGCGCCGGGGCGGGCGGGTACTTCGCGCCGCATGTGCGCTCGTACATCCGGCGGTCCGGCGCGCCCGACCACGTCGGCGCGATCGTCGCTGCCAAGGATCGTCGCAACGGAGCACTCAACCCCTACGCTCACTTGCGGCAGTCCGACATCACGGTGGAGTCGGTGCGGGCGTCACAGATGCTGTGGGACCCGATCCGCTACGACGAGACGTGCCCGTCCTCGGACGGCGCGTGCGCGATGGTGATCGGAGACGAAGCGTCGGGTGACGCCGTTCCCGGTGGCGCGGCGTGGATCCACGCGACCGCGATGCGCACCGAGCCGACCACGTTCGCCGGACGGGACCAGGTGAACCCTCAGGCGGGCCGGGACGCCGCCGCCGCGTTGTGGCGGGACGCGGGGATCACCGACCCACTGTCCGAAGTGGACGCCGCCGAGATCTACGTGCCGTTCTCGTGGTTCGAGCCGATGTGGCTGGAGAACCTGGGCTTCACCGACGAAGGCCAGGGCTGGAAACTCACCGAAGCCGGCGAGACCGCCCTCGGCGGGCGCTTGCCGGTCAACCCGTCGGGGGGCGTGCTGTCGTCGAACCCGATCGGGGCGTCCGGGATGCTCCGGTTCTCCGAAGCGGCCAAACAGGTGATGGGCCGGGCCGGGGACTACCAGGTCGACGGCGCGCGGATCGCGCTCGGGCACGCGTACGGCGGCGGTTCGCAGTTCTTCTCGATGTGGGTGGTGGGATCGGCCAAACCGAGCTGA
- a CDS encoding acyl-CoA synthetase, whose protein sequence is MSTATGTLGVWNIAERRPERVALVDPDGRSIGYGELAAKANAYARGLQALGLEAGDVVVVLQPNGDELVAAYFAAIQSGLYIVVVNWHLVGPEVAYILSDSGAKAFLAHERFADVAIAAADEAGIPERGRFAVGDVEGFRRIEELGSGEGDGRPERRTAGSPMLYTSGTTGRPKGVRRPLTGADPDSVPGASTWFFGIFGLAPHDDHVHLCGSPLYHTAVLNFVVISLQLGHTAVLMDRWDAEDMLRLIERHRVTHSHMVPTQFRRLLALPDDVRAAYDLSSLRVMIHGAAPCPLEVKRRMLDWWGPVVTEYYAATEGGGTAISGEEWLRKPGSVGLPWPGSTIKILDDEGTELPAGETGTVYMKMGDSKFEYHKDRAKTDKARVGDLFTLGDVGHLDEDGYLFLHDRKADLIISGGVNIYPAEIEGELVMHPKIADVAVFGVPHEDWGEAIKAVVQPADGVEPSEELTAEILEYAASRLAKFKLPRSVDYLPELPRDPNGKLYKRKLRDPYWEGHRVP, encoded by the coding sequence ATGTCGACTGCCACCGGGACACTTGGGGTCTGGAACATCGCCGAACGCCGGCCGGAGCGGGTCGCACTCGTCGATCCGGACGGCCGCTCGATCGGATACGGAGAGCTCGCCGCGAAAGCGAACGCCTACGCGCGGGGGCTGCAAGCGCTCGGGCTCGAGGCCGGGGACGTGGTCGTCGTCCTGCAACCCAACGGCGACGAACTCGTCGCGGCCTACTTCGCCGCCATCCAGTCCGGTCTGTACATCGTGGTGGTCAACTGGCATCTGGTCGGGCCGGAGGTCGCCTACATCCTCTCCGACAGCGGTGCCAAGGCTTTCCTCGCGCACGAACGCTTCGCCGACGTCGCGATCGCGGCCGCGGACGAGGCCGGGATCCCGGAGCGCGGGCGGTTCGCCGTCGGCGACGTCGAAGGCTTCCGCCGGATCGAGGAACTCGGCTCCGGCGAGGGCGACGGACGTCCGGAGCGGCGCACGGCGGGCTCGCCGATGCTCTACACGTCAGGCACCACGGGGCGGCCCAAAGGGGTGCGGCGGCCACTGACCGGCGCCGACCCCGACTCCGTTCCGGGCGCGTCGACGTGGTTCTTCGGCATCTTCGGGCTCGCGCCGCACGACGACCACGTGCATCTGTGCGGGTCGCCGCTCTATCACACGGCGGTGCTGAACTTCGTCGTGATCTCCCTGCAGCTGGGGCATACCGCGGTGCTGATGGACCGCTGGGACGCCGAGGACATGCTGCGGCTGATCGAGCGGCACCGCGTCACGCACAGCCACATGGTCCCGACGCAGTTCCGCCGCCTGCTCGCGCTGCCGGACGACGTCCGCGCGGCCTATGACCTGAGTTCGCTGCGGGTGATGATCCACGGCGCCGCGCCGTGCCCGCTGGAGGTCAAACGCCGGATGCTCGACTGGTGGGGCCCGGTCGTCACCGAGTACTACGCGGCGACCGAGGGCGGCGGGACGGCGATCTCGGGGGAGGAGTGGCTCAGGAAACCGGGTTCGGTCGGGCTGCCGTGGCCGGGTTCGACGATCAAGATCCTCGACGACGAGGGCACGGAACTGCCCGCCGGCGAGACCGGCACGGTGTACATGAAGATGGGCGACTCGAAGTTCGAGTACCACAAGGACCGGGCCAAGACCGACAAGGCGCGGGTCGGGGACCTGTTCACCCTCGGCGACGTCGGGCATCTCGACGAGGACGGCTATCTCTTCCTGCACGACCGCAAGGCGGATCTGATCATCTCGGGCGGGGTCAACATCTACCCGGCGGAGATCGAGGGCGAACTGGTGATGCATCCGAAGATCGCCGACGTCGCGGTGTTCGGCGTCCCGCACGAGGACTGGGGCGAAGCGATCAAGGCCGTCGTCCAGCCCGCGGACGGCGTCGAGCCCTCCGAGGAGCTGACCGCGGAGATCCTGGAGTACGCGGCGTCGCGGCTGGCGAAGTTCAAACTCCCGCGTTCCGTCGACTACTTGCCCGAACTCCCGCGCGACCCGAACGGAAAGCTCTACAAGCGCAAGCTCCGCGACCCCTACTGGGAAGGCCACCGCGTCCCCTGA
- a CDS encoding transglutaminase-like domain-containing protein, translated as MGPHVQVDVEMSFRVTKPGPAAFVVALAGGAAREEFAYPAPPRQVAFEHGTRAQVVDLPSGEHVVRYRAERALGPADAEPVGQDDLIRYTRPSRYCPSDRMGGLALSRFGGLSGTRTQVEAIVRHVREHLSYVVGSGSPTDDAVDTYLAGEGVCRDYAHVCISLCRVLDIPARFAAVYAPGLSPMDFHAVFEAAIDGRWYVFDATGLAPRQSLCRIATGRDAADTAFLSTLGCELDFLGNTVLATAGPSLPEDDGAELIALA; from the coding sequence ATGGGTCCCCACGTTCAGGTCGACGTCGAAATGTCCTTCCGGGTCACGAAACCCGGTCCCGCCGCGTTCGTGGTCGCGCTCGCGGGCGGGGCCGCCCGGGAGGAGTTCGCCTACCCCGCGCCGCCGCGCCAGGTGGCGTTCGAACACGGGACCCGTGCCCAGGTCGTCGACCTGCCGTCCGGGGAGCACGTCGTGCGCTACCGGGCCGAACGCGCTCTCGGCCCGGCCGACGCCGAGCCGGTCGGCCAAGACGATCTGATCCGCTACACCAGGCCCAGCCGGTACTGCCCCTCGGACCGGATGGGCGGGCTCGCGCTGTCCCGCTTCGGCGGCTTGTCCGGCACCCGCACCCAGGTCGAGGCGATCGTCCGGCATGTGCGCGAGCACCTGTCCTATGTGGTCGGTTCGGGCTCGCCGACCGATGACGCCGTCGACACCTACCTCGCCGGGGAAGGGGTGTGCCGCGACTACGCGCACGTCTGTATCTCGTTGTGCCGCGTGCTCGACATCCCCGCGCGCTTCGCGGCGGTCTACGCACCCGGACTGTCCCCAATGGACTTCCACGCCGTGTTCGAGGCCGCGATCGACGGCCGCTGGTACGTGTTCGACGCCACCGGCCTCGCGCCGAGGCAGAGCCTGTGCCGGATCGCGACCGGGCGGGACGCCGCCGACACCGCGTTCCTCTCCACGCTCGGCTGTGAGCTGGACTTTCTCGGCAACACCGTGCTGGCGACCGCGGGCCCGTCACTGCCGGAGGACGACGGCGCGGAGCTGATCGCGCTCGCTTGA
- a CDS encoding YhjD/YihY/BrkB family envelope integrity protein, with product MREKQASTKWQRLRARYRWLDHVARAVNRYIEYGGYHYVASITYFSLFSLVPILMVSVSVAGFVLASQPQLIESMLSALTGTLPGGLGDKAGELLTGFVEQRTSVGIIGLIIGLYSGWNWMNALRDALTALWGQNRSDLPLLRTIAADLLALLGLASALLVSFAITISGSALGRYLLGLAGVDDTAWGHNVLSAISIPLALLANWLVFLWVLTRLPRKPVGVRSAMRGAVALAVGFELLKLAGGIYLRLIGNSPTGVAFGSIIGLIFFISLVARMLVFVTAWTATARDAPPDPVRPPPPVVVRPVVAAPDRHGLKPVLVGAVTGVVATLAAQRLRPRRRP from the coding sequence GTGAGGGAGAAGCAAGCATCGACGAAATGGCAGCGGCTGCGTGCCCGCTACCGCTGGCTGGACCACGTGGCGCGGGCGGTGAACCGCTACATCGAGTACGGCGGTTACCACTACGTCGCGTCGATCACCTATTTCAGCCTGTTCTCGCTGGTGCCCATCCTCATGGTCTCGGTTTCGGTGGCGGGCTTCGTGCTGGCGAGCCAGCCGCAGCTGATCGAGTCGATGCTGAGCGCGCTCACCGGCACCCTGCCCGGCGGTCTCGGTGACAAGGCGGGGGAGCTGCTCACCGGGTTCGTCGAGCAGCGCACCAGTGTCGGGATCATCGGTCTGATCATCGGGTTGTACTCCGGCTGGAACTGGATGAACGCGCTCCGCGACGCGCTCACCGCGCTGTGGGGCCAGAACCGGTCGGATCTCCCGTTGCTGCGCACGATCGCCGCGGATCTGCTCGCGCTGCTCGGCCTTGCGAGCGCCCTGCTGGTCTCCTTCGCCATCACGATTTCCGGGTCCGCGCTCGGCCGATATCTGCTGGGGCTGGCCGGCGTGGACGACACCGCCTGGGGACACAACGTGCTGTCGGCGATCTCGATTCCCTTGGCGCTGCTGGCCAACTGGCTCGTCTTCCTCTGGGTGCTCACCCGGCTGCCGCGGAAACCGGTCGGGGTCCGCAGCGCGATGCGTGGCGCCGTCGCGCTGGCGGTCGGCTTCGAACTCCTGAAGCTGGCCGGTGGGATCTACCTGCGCTTGATCGGGAACTCGCCGACCGGGGTCGCGTTCGGTTCCATCATCGGCCTCATCTTCTTCATCTCGCTGGTAGCCCGGATGCTGGTGTTCGTGACAGCCTGGACGGCGACCGCTCGCGACGCCCCGCCGGACCCGGTCCGCCCACCGCCGCCCGTGGTGGTCCGGCCCGTGGTGGCGGCACCGGACCGGCACGGGCTGAAGCCGGTGCTGGTGGGCGCGGTGACCGGGGTGGTCGCGACCCTGGCCGCGCAACGCCTCCGGCCGCGCCGCCGCCCCTGA
- a CDS encoding Zn-ribbon domain-containing OB-fold protein: MGSLARKSRTCFTQDVSAPELPLSAPLNVGFDYTRSVGPVLGRFVNALRERRVEGVRGSDGRVHVPPLEYDPVTAEALSEFVPVASEGVIVSWSWIAEPVDGQPLSRPFAWALIRLDGADTSILHAVDAGSPSNVHTGQRVRIRWADETVGHIRDIAYFVPADGPDTEATEAPPPVAKREEGAPVSVVITPIHLRYAHSASPEESRYLRGLAEGKLIGQRCPSCEKVYIPPRGACPTDGVPTTDEVELSDTGIVTTFCIVNVPFLGQKIKPPYVAAYILLDGADIAFLHLVLGCDAAEVRMGMRVRAAWKPRDEWWTSLENIGHFEPTGEPDAPYESFAHHL, encoded by the coding sequence ATGGGCAGTCTTGCTCGAAAATCGAGAACGTGTTTCACTCAGGATGTGAGCGCACCTGAACTCCCGCTGTCGGCCCCGCTCAACGTGGGCTTCGACTACACGCGTTCGGTCGGCCCGGTGCTCGGCCGGTTCGTCAACGCCCTGCGTGAGCGCCGCGTCGAAGGCGTCCGGGGCAGCGACGGCCGCGTCCACGTACCACCGCTGGAATACGACCCCGTGACCGCCGAGGCGCTGTCCGAATTCGTGCCGGTGGCGTCCGAGGGCGTGATCGTCTCGTGGTCCTGGATCGCCGAACCCGTCGACGGCCAGCCGTTGTCGCGGCCGTTCGCGTGGGCGCTGATCCGGCTCGACGGCGCCGACACCTCGATCCTGCACGCGGTCGACGCGGGCAGCCCGTCGAACGTCCACACTGGACAACGGGTGCGGATCCGCTGGGCGGACGAGACCGTCGGCCACATCCGCGACATCGCCTACTTCGTCCCCGCCGACGGACCCGACACCGAAGCCACCGAGGCGCCTCCCCCGGTCGCGAAACGCGAAGAGGGCGCGCCGGTCAGCGTGGTGATCACGCCGATCCACCTGCGTTACGCGCATTCCGCGTCCCCGGAGGAAAGCCGGTACCTGCGCGGGCTCGCCGAGGGGAAGCTGATCGGCCAGCGCTGCCCGTCCTGCGAGAAGGTCTACATCCCGCCGCGCGGTGCCTGCCCGACCGACGGCGTCCCGACCACCGACGAGGTCGAACTGTCCGACACCGGCATCGTCACGACGTTCTGCATCGTGAACGTGCCGTTCCTCGGCCAGAAGATCAAACCGCCGTATGTGGCCGCGTACATCCTGCTCGACGGCGCGGACATCGCGTTCCTGCATCTGGTCCTCGGCTGCGACGCCGCCGAGGTCCGGATGGGCATGCGGGTGCGGGCCGCGTGGAAACCGCGGGACGAATGGTGGACGTCGCTCGAGAACATCGGCCATTTCGAACCGACCGGCGAGCCCGACGCACCCTACGAATCCTTCGCCCACCATCTGTGA
- a CDS encoding cytochrome P450: protein MAAPLIPAGFDFTDPDLYATRLPLEEFAELRRTAPVWWNPQPHNTAGFRDDGYWVVSRLEDVKAVSRDSELFSSREKTAIIRFDENMTDDSLEANRLVLLNMDAPQHTKLRRIVSKGFTPRSIAKLEDTLRDRAERIVSEAKKKGSGDFVVDVACELPLQAIAELIGIPQEDRLKVFDWSNQMVAYDDPEYEVEPLAASAEIVGYAWNMAEERRKCPMDDIVTKLVQADVDGESLASDEFGFFVILLAVAGNETTRNAITHGMKAFLDHPEQWELYKKERPKTAPDEIVRWATPVVAFQRTATRDTELGGQHIRKGDRVGMFYSSANFDPDHFDEPEKFDILREDNPHVGFGGTGSHYCIGANLARLEIDLIFNAIADVMPDIAEVAPPDRLRSSWLNGIKHYQVRYA from the coding sequence GTGGCCGCTCCCCTGATCCCCGCCGGTTTCGATTTCACCGATCCGGATCTTTACGCCACCAGACTGCCTCTGGAGGAGTTCGCCGAACTCCGCCGTACGGCACCGGTCTGGTGGAACCCGCAGCCGCACAACACCGCGGGCTTCCGCGATGACGGCTACTGGGTGGTCAGCCGGCTCGAAGACGTCAAGGCGGTGTCGAGGGACAGCGAGCTGTTCTCCTCCCGGGAGAAGACCGCGATCATCCGGTTCGACGAGAACATGACGGACGACAGTCTCGAAGCCAACCGCCTGGTCCTGCTCAACATGGACGCCCCGCAGCACACGAAGCTGCGGCGGATCGTGTCGAAGGGCTTCACGCCGCGGTCTATCGCGAAGCTCGAGGACACCCTGCGCGATCGCGCGGAGCGAATCGTCAGCGAGGCCAAGAAGAAGGGCTCCGGCGATTTCGTCGTCGACGTCGCGTGCGAACTTCCCTTGCAGGCCATCGCCGAACTGATCGGCATCCCGCAGGAAGACCGGCTCAAGGTCTTCGACTGGTCCAACCAGATGGTCGCCTACGACGACCCCGAGTACGAGGTCGAGCCGCTCGCCGCGTCGGCGGAGATCGTCGGCTACGCCTGGAACATGGCCGAAGAACGGCGCAAGTGCCCGATGGACGACATCGTCACGAAGCTGGTGCAGGCCGACGTCGACGGCGAATCGCTGGCGTCGGACGAGTTCGGCTTCTTCGTCATCCTGCTGGCCGTCGCGGGCAACGAGACCACGCGCAACGCGATCACCCACGGGATGAAGGCGTTCCTCGATCACCCCGAGCAGTGGGAGCTCTACAAGAAGGAGCGGCCGAAGACCGCCCCGGACGAGATCGTCCGCTGGGCCACGCCGGTGGTCGCCTTCCAGCGCACCGCGACCCGGGACACCGAACTCGGCGGGCAGCACATCCGCAAGGGCGACCGGGTCGGGATGTTCTACAGTTCCGCGAACTTCGACCCGGACCATTTCGACGAGCCGGAGAAGTTCGACATCCTCCGCGAGGACAACCCGCACGTCGGCTTCGGCGGCACGGGTTCGCACTACTGCATCGGCGCCAACCTCGCGCGGCTGGAGATCGATCTGATCTTCAACGCCATCGCCGACGTCATGCCGGACATCGCGGAAGTGGCCCCGCCGGACCGGCTCCGGTCGAGCTGGCTCAACGGGATCAAGCACTACCAGGTCCGCTACGCCTGA
- a CDS encoding crotonase/enoyl-CoA hydratase family protein has protein sequence MGEPHALVEKIEHTLVVTMNRPEARNALSGEMLGIMVEAWNRVDEDDDIRCCVLTGAGGAFCAGADLKSMSKNSPSDSFEKGTFDPSRIEGLLKGRRLTKPLIAAVEGPAIAGGTEILQGTDIRVAGESAKFGVSEARWSLFPMGGSAVRLPRQIPYTVAADLLLTGRHIKAAEALEIGLIGHVVPDGKALDKAMELAGLIAANGPLAVRAILKTMRDTEGMHEEEAFKLDAQYGIEVFASEDAKEGPRAFAEKRKPVFRGR, from the coding sequence GTGGGCGAACCGCACGCGCTGGTGGAAAAGATCGAACACACCCTCGTGGTCACGATGAACCGGCCGGAGGCCCGCAACGCGCTCAGCGGCGAGATGCTCGGGATCATGGTCGAGGCGTGGAACCGGGTCGACGAGGACGACGACATCCGATGCTGCGTGCTCACCGGCGCGGGTGGCGCGTTCTGCGCGGGCGCGGATCTGAAGTCGATGTCGAAGAACTCGCCGTCCGACTCGTTCGAGAAGGGCACGTTCGACCCCAGCCGGATCGAGGGCCTGCTCAAGGGCCGCCGGCTGACGAAGCCGTTGATCGCCGCCGTCGAAGGCCCCGCGATCGCGGGCGGGACGGAGATCCTGCAAGGTACGGACATCCGCGTCGCGGGGGAAAGCGCGAAGTTCGGCGTGTCCGAGGCGCGATGGAGCCTGTTCCCGATGGGCGGCTCGGCCGTGCGGCTCCCCCGTCAGATCCCGTACACCGTCGCCGCCGACCTCCTGCTGACCGGACGGCACATCAAGGCGGCCGAGGCACTGGAGATCGGCCTGATCGGCCACGTCGTCCCGGACGGGAAGGCCCTGGACAAGGCCATGGAGCTGGCCGGCCTGATCGCGGCGAACGGTCCCCTGGCGGTCCGCGCGATCCTCAAGACGATGCGCGACACCGAGGGCATGCACGAAGAAGAGGCCTTCAAACTCGACGCCCAGTACGGCATCGAGGTCTTCGCGAGCGAAGACGCGAAGGAAGGCCCCCGCGCCTTCGCCGAGAAGCGCAAACCCGTCTTCCGGGGCCGCTGA